The Styela clava chromosome 11, kaStyClav1.hap1.2, whole genome shotgun sequence genome includes the window CCTTGTTCTAACGAATGCTTGCACAGAGCCATATTCTGAGTAAAATTGTCgcatgaaaaaatgaaattatagtCAGCTCACGTGACATTGTTATTGTCCATCTTCTCCCATTTGAACTTTGTCTCCCAGTCAGCATCTGTGAATGACGCCTCCCAATCTCCGTTGTCTTGGTCAAATCTTTGAACTTCAAGATACGTAGAACCGAGCTACAAAGAAAATAATTAGGTTTACTAAAACGCCTTTTAATCCAAACAATGTTATGTACACAAGAGAGCCACTGCCATGTAAGAAGCAACTATTTTTAGCTTCTAGTTTAACAAGTAAATTGTTACAGTTGCGAAAAAagcaaaaatcattatttatttttaaacataaaatgtTGGATTGGGGCCAGTTGTGACAGGCAACACTAAATTTCATGGCCAGCCAGGAAGTGGCCTGCAttgcctgttgcacacccctgatctaggcTTATAATAAAACATAAACATGAGTGAACAATCACAGTGTGATaactaaaacataaaaattaatgTCAGCCGAAAAAACTAAGATAATTTACCCTCATATCATGCCGCGGGTTCGCTCTGCAGGGTGTGGCCTGCGTtgcatgttgcacacccctgctctgaGCTTATAATAAAACATAAACATAAGCGAACAATCACAATGTAAAGTGTTACAGTTGCGAAAAAagcaaaaatcattatttatttttgaacataaaatgTCGGATTAGGGCCAGTTGAGACAGGCAACACTGAATTTCATCGCCAGCCAGGGTGTGGCCTGCatcgcctgttgcacacccctgttctaagCTTATAATAAAACATAAACATAAGTAACAATCACAATGTAATaactaaaacataaaaattaatattaaaccaATGTCAGCTGAAAAAACTCAGATAATTTACCCTCATATCATGCCGTGGGTTCGCTCCATAAAATTTCACTGAGACCTTCTCTCCCCCTCGGTAAAGTTCATTTGCATTTGTGATAACATCGCCATAATCATTTCCTTCAGGTACGCGATCTGGTCTTGGTGCCGGTAGGAGCTCAATCTGACTCTCAAGAATGTTCTCAGGCATTGGTCCTGGATCGGCTGGAATAGAAGAAGAAATTATTGACAGAACCGAACCAATAATTGGTATTTACCGTATTTTCTGGAGCATACGAAAAActacaaatcatattttttctcaaaaatcgacCGTGGCCTTATAAGTCAGTGTGCCTAATGTTTCATGTCGCTTCGGTTTTACATTTTCtttatataaaatacaataaccatGAAAAATTTAGGTTTTTTTTCGTTTAATGAGCTTTGTATGATAACCCGATACCCTTTAATAACCGTCTTATAGTCCAGTACGCCTCATGTATGAACAAAACCCCAATCTAAACTGTTTGTTGACAGCGTGCCTCATAACTAGGCACAGCTTATGGTCCGCAAAAACGATACCACTGTTTAACCACAGTATAATCCTTCAGTATATTTTGGCATTTTAGTGATCGTTCATTTTTGTGTGAGCTCTTGTGACCTTACTttgatgaaatattgaaaaaaagggGTCATGCAGCAAAATTGTTGCTGTTGTGTTGAAAacgtttttttatgaatatgatgcgcattttttctattttttaaattcatcttGAAAACATGGTCTATAAGAAATGTGGGAAGAATAGTTATGAAGCACATATTTCATTGCAATATcttcagataattttttttaaatgctgttttCAACGACTCCATGCACCAAAGTCTACGTAACCATGGAAATTAGAGTGCGAGACCATACAGTCTCTGGTCCATTTGTCTGTATGAAAAAGCCACCTACCTGCTGTCCCTTTAACTAAATTCTCCACCAAATTTGTAAATCTCGCCACATAAGCAGCATGGGTGTGCGGCCCGTAAATTGTTGATCCTCCTTCGTATCTCTGAGCTCCGAACTCTTCAAGTGTGGTGATATAGTGAGTGTAAACATTGGAAAGACCGGCTATGACAACCTGAAGAAATGATTATTATAATGCTGGTTATAATCATCTGGTGATTGGGTGCCATGGTCTAGTCTAGAgaagggctactcaactatttttaccgaaggtccgcaaacaaaactttaaaattatttgggtccggtctttccagaaattataatTTGGCATTGTTAAACACGCACTTTCTcggccggctaatgattattagctaatcaagattgtttattatggcgttatagttcttttcatatatattcaaaactataaaagtcattttatgaaaggaaacttcaaaagtgagGCTATTGGACCAAAATAAAGAAACGGTTCGAATCAAATACTCGGAGAGTGCGAGTTCGGACCGTGGTCTGCAAGTTGAGTAGCACTGGTCTAAAGCAGTATCTCCAGAGGTTAATGTACTTTTGAAGAGATgcgtgattcgccatatgattaagccgtcttatcgcctttcctctctcccagggaaaaatatgtgaatcctattaTTACTTCTATTATTACTATCgatcaagcatccttgtggtgagtaccacatacggatccgaagtaggaagtaaacaaggagaaaggacctgcagttcaatacacaatatccaagtttCTATTATTACCTTGGAGTTATTTGCCATTCCCATCTTGATTGCTTCTGCTTTAACAGCGTCCTTTAGTCTCCTACCAGCCATTGTCGTGAATTCTCCTGGCACAGCGGAAATGATCAACGGACCAACTCTAATCAATTGCACATCTACGATGGAAGGGTGCCATGCATATGGAATGTCCATGACTGTGAAACATGAAATTgtccaatttaaaatattattagtgAGAGCCTTTTTATCATACTGTAACTGTGAGATTAGGTCATATTCAATGAAGAACATATAGAAgtcaataaatattgaaaatttgaaatatcggTAGTTAGGATAAACAGTGATTCTGACAGTCCATAAAgtctttaaatttttcaaaattgcaaaaggaATTTATAGATaccatatatattgttttggccctcgcagatatattaaatgaagtgaaaatacttgaacaattactgatcaaaaaacaacaaacctggttaagatatattgagaactgacatcctaacaaaattgaaattgtaaaaggactttatggacaccctgtatgttttcatcattttgtcaagccgtttttttgaaagttttccCTTTTTAGGTTGAAGCCCTCATGATTTTAATCGGTTCAAAGATTCGATTCAGtttagaccagggtggtccaaacccaggctcgcgggccacatgtggctcgccgcttcattatctgtggcccgcgtcacattcggagagtaatcgataaatcgcatttcgtgttgtttcgtaatcaaatttatcagaaaaatcttttgacatattgtttcaacactaatgtcactgaattgactagtgttatggctggCTGAGGCaaatagcgaagttgaatgCAGTCTAAactattatctggctttctatctttttggtcgaaGGTATATGCTATCAATaaaggcatcatagaaaactgaaaatcgaatgtggattctattagcctgggatggctatgtctgataactatgtgtttgcacaataaaagtgtttattttgtattgcactgtttaccaattcttggcactattgtggcccgcgaacaatgaaaaaataaatttgtggcccaCGGAGCGACAACCTTGGACAACCCTGGTTTAAACATCCTTGTTCTTTTATTAAACTTACATCCAGTTGGCAGAAGAACTGGCTTTGGTTTGTGACAGTCAAAGTCTGCTTGGGTCGGCTCAGTCTTGCAAACAATTTTTCCAATAAGCTTGGTAGCCAGTTCCCACAATGGCGTCCCCTCCAGCTGACTTTGATGGAAGAAAGGGGCTCCTGGGCCGTCGGTTGTTCCCGCAGCAAAACTAAAAAAGATAGCTAGTTTATCAACACcgaacatttgaaaaaagttaGCCATGGCGTACTTGTCGAGACTTGACTATTTTGGATATGTTTTGCATATTCCACAAATGTACAAACCCAAGTGGCTCAGCATTGAGAATACACTTGCCCTTCATGCACCTGATTATCTGCAGGTTTGAATATCCTGGAGACAATTTCCTGCGAGAGGATCACTGGACTCATCAatgtcgttgggtggttcataggcgctccagaagtgtgtgtactaatatggaggtaactaattttgttcttatACTTTACATAAGCTCTGTAAAGAaactgaaacatatgggcaggggtatcttcacttggctaacacagacagtctctgagctcgtaatggaactaaaatatggaaaatcgggataaaattatcgcctaaccctgacatatactacaggagtatcaaTCGGTTCATATAagcatgcatctgaaacaaaaaactggcTTACTAATCCCGTACCCCagatggactggtaaccgaacgagaggctgtggtaTGCCATAAGACTGAGCCGTTATCTCAGATTTCTTCTCTTCGACGATCAATATGAAAATCATATCCTTTACCCCAGCCGTAACCATACCAACCTATATCCCATTAATGTACAAACCTGTATCCCATAGCAGATTTACATGTTGTGGCCTTCGATCCATCAGCTAATGTGACTTCCTCCTTCGTCATATCAACGAACTGATGAGCAAAGTTGAGTGGGCCTTGCAGACGTAGTGCAGGGGCGCTGTAAGATGGGAGAGAAAGATTTAATTCTGAAGAAAACTATACAATTACACATTGCAGTGACGGTAGTTCTTGGAAGTACTATGCTTTGGCTTGGTGCTTAGTGCTAAGCTTTGGGAATAATGACGGGCTCCTCGCCATTGTTGGCTGGTTCATGTAACCAGTTATGGCGGTTAGGTCCATGACTAATTGGCTAACCAAAAAGTTGGCCAACAAAAACAAGCCTAATAAcaacaattattattatatggAGAGTATTGTTGGACTTCTAGCTGCTGTAAGGCGTTTTAAGTAACCGCAGGTCGGTTACGACTCCCTAAACCAGgggtaataataaaataataatcacAACATGAAGTGATAACCGGATGACAGGCCGCTGGTAcgctatatatttaaaatcgcCTCTTCTTGTCCAATAATGTTACCTTGATAGAATTCTTTTCGCAGCTTGGTATTGCCTCGTCCCAATGATATCAGTTGACTCAAACATATCGTCCCCAGGACCGAATGCAATGCAGTTTGACACTGAGGGAGGGTTGCCACATGTTGATTGCTCATAATCACATGCCTCACCTGCATAGAAGGAAGATATACTTATTTTGAGCTCCACCAAGGTGAAAAAGTACCAACAGACAAAACGGAAATTCAGggataaaaaacataaaaaaataattcagttGGAGAAAatatttggggctcccgaagtacgcgaaccaagatggcagacatcggaatgtaatatgtgtactaggttagggttaggccacaattttaggtataaatactacgggaggctcttggctagtcttcgaactgataacaggactaaataaggaaaattggaaaaaaattatcgcttaaccctaacctgttacgttccgatatccgccatcttggttcgcatacttcgggagcaccaaatattttcattttcatgcTTGGGGACAGCAGATAAAACAGCTTAAATATCTGGCAAACCATGGTCTCTTGTAAGTCAGTTATGGGAATAGTTTGGTTAAACATCGCTAAGACAGCTTGAGGTTCAGAAAGTTTTTTCCCATAATTATCCCTCCCTGAATTCGAACCTGTAACCAATGCAGGGTAACCAGCGAACTGTGTTGTGACAGACGTATGTGGCatgaaaatgtataaaaaacaaaaaaatatatggaaGGCCAAAACATATAATTACCTTGCCAACAACAGTTTTGCAGATAATATGCTTTAATAATGACTGAGCAGATAAATAACTGTTGCCAGTAAACAGACATAACAGAGTTAAGAATACCGAAATATCCAATGCAAATTACCAGTATCAATGCAAATTGGTCCTTTAGTATTCGGTGAAACATCTCCTAGGTTGGCTTGGGCGAATGCTGCTACGTAGTCCggctgaaaatataaatttcatagcttttagtaaaaattcaaaaacctaagaaaatagaaaaatctaTGCttggaaaaatataatattgagaGCCCAGACAAAATTCAACAATAACATCATCACCGGGCTCTTTCATAATTCATTGTGTAATGTCATATTTTAGACttgcttcaaaattatttagGAGGGATTCTGCAAACGCCATTGCCATATCGGAATGAATGAGAACTAAGCTGACAAAAAGAAAGTGACATCGAAAGCCCACAGGGAATAAATAGTATAGGACTTTTCATATTTGTATGGGCAAAAGTAAAGCCCATAACACAGCTTCTCATATGATTACCAGTTTATGTCGgacatgggattagttaacaaGTCATTCGTTTCAGATCCATTTCCTCGGTGTAGGCTTTTGAACATTACTAACTTATAGAAACTGCATTTAACAACTTTAGTATTGAAGGGTCAAGGAATATGGAGTAGAAAAACCAATGTATTCTCCTATTTTCAAATTAACCAATCATAACTCACCATTCCTTCATGCTTCATTTCATTTTCATAAAGCGTTGAAGCGCGACCTTTATTATCTGAGCTAATTAACTCGTTAGTGTTATTCATGCAGGTTCCATGCACTGGGTACCAAGTTATTAACCCTCTATCGGCTCCTGAAGTGGAAGTTATCTTCAATAGAACCATCTCTTGTTCTGTGTTGTGGGTGTACCTGGAAGGACAaggagttaaaaaaaataagactaTTACTGGGAAAGGGAAGACACAGGAAACCAAAGCTGGTCATTGAGCAGCAACATCCAAGGTATAGGTATAAGATTTTCATAATTATCCCGGAAAATAGAAAAGCCGATATGGCGgcttaaatatatggcgaaccacagccttttATCTGGTTACCActccatgtcgggtattggattagatagccagttatttgtttttggtaGCATGAAATTGATGGTGAACTggccagcagttacgtgaaccaccctatggcgatGAGGAGTCCATCAATCTTCTCGATCATAATTAACCCTGcacgggattcaaacctgcgaacccacgcagagtaattagaggtgcggtggcgaacATATTCTAAACAGTTAACACAATGTGCCAAACCGCCGAGCCGATATAAACTTGAAAGTTACGAGATCCACGGTAATTGTTGGTATCATTTTGACGTGtaagtaataaattaaaaacacatgGAAACTAACTTACTTGGACCTCTCATGCTCAGGGTTATGTGTGTAGGCACTCGGACTTCTATTGATGTTTGCTTCATCCACGTCTCCAGAATACATGTAGACAATGGATTCTTGCATGTTTGAATGGGCTGAAAAGAattcaaaatacaaatttataatatattagaGGGTAAGATAACATAGTACAGTGCCTCTGAGACTTTCACGATCCATGGCCGCATTCAAAGGGCTCTCAACATGTGTGGCCACCTGTGTTTAAACACCTGTGTTTAAACACCTGTGTTTAATGACCGACAAGTAGTAGTGATAAGTAGCCGACAAGTGGAAGTAAAAGAATAAACGCATCACAGTCAGGTATTTACTTCATATTAACTTAGTCATGGTAAATAGGCTTCACTTGTGGCCCCTAGTGGGTTTCAGATTCCATGGATGATCATCTGGTTTTCAGTCAAGTATGGGAAAAGGTAATAGCAACGCTAAAATAGACGTTTCTCCATCTCACCAATGTCAATACTCTTGACAATCCCATCTACAAAGGAGTCTGTGCTCTGCTTAATGAATCCAAGTGAAGTAACTTCGAACAAAAGGAATTGAAAGAATCCTGCAGGTCCAGAGTGAGAATGGGTGCCAGATAAGACAACGTTCTTTTCATCATAcctggaaaaaaaatttttttttttatataaacgaTTTTACATACTCACTCAAATAAGTACTGCCGGGAAGATAGCAACTATTTTGAAAGAGCAGTACCTTCCCTGCTTCAGCATTACTTACACAATTGAGCATGCCCAAAGCGCAAAAACACCGCAATACCTCGCCTCAGTTTGTTAATTCAAATCACATGGAGAAtatttatgtgcgagaggattgctgaactcccaGCAATCGTAGAGTGCTTCACATAGTTATgatttcctccaccatcaattcCTGGCATAAATGAACTAA containing:
- the LOC120346975 gene encoding putative neutral ceramidase C isoform X1; protein product: MGKKDDKERFQDVEYHGSPRRESFLCKYALTMFFAIGFGMACGLVGYYVGQSNSQNVDVIDSGEPTSLPEPQPGDYYVGIGKYDVTGPVAQVNMMGYAVPSQIAHGLHMRLYSRAFIFSDLAQSKRSVFVSIDSGMMTQLVKLEVVKKLKEKYGDMYDEKNVVLSGTHSHSGPAGFFQFLLFEVTSLGFIKQSTDSFVDGIVKSIDIAHSNMQESIVYMYSGDVDEANINRSPSAYTHNPEHERSKYTHNTEQEMVLLKITSTSGADRGLITWYPVHGTCMNNTNELISSDNKGRASTLYENEMKHEGMPDYVAAFAQANLGDVSPNTKGPICIDTGEACDYEQSTCGNPPSVSNCIAFGPGDDMFESTDIIGTRQYQAAKRILSSAPALRLQGPLNFAHQFVDMTKEEVTLADGSKATTCKSAMGYSFAAGTTDGPGAPFFHQSQLEGTPLWELATKLIGKIVCKTEPTQADFDCHKPKPVLLPTGFMDIPYAWHPSIVDVQLIRVGPLIISAVPGEFTTMAGRRLKDAVKAEAIKMGMANNSKVVIAGLSNVYTHYITTLEEFGAQRYEGGSTIYGPHTHAAYVARFTNLVENLVKGTAADPGPMPENILESQIELLPAPRPDRVPEGNDYGDVITNANELYRGGEKVSVKFYGANPRHDMRLGSTYLEVQRFDQDNGDWEASFTDADWETKFKWEKMDNNNVTKKLTMIDGLFNLIAKVIGYRINLDRMEELMKTDEFSMKDLKTDENMEYAESRNNLIAKLEAKGILTKEDKRPILEYPTTDESHVTIEWDIPKGQVPGTYRIVYNGEHMSNDGGEVTVTSFKGMSREFQVQS
- the LOC120346975 gene encoding putative neutral ceramidase C isoform X4, whose product is MFFAIGFGMACGLVGYYVGQSNSQNVDVIDSGEPTSLPEPQPGDYYVGIGKYDVTGPVAQVNMMGYAVPSQIAHGLHMRLYSRAFIFSDLAQSKRSVFVSIDSGMMTQLVKLEVVKKLKEKYGDMYDEKNVVLSGTHSHSGPAGFFQFLLFEVTSLGFIKQSTDSFVDGIVKSIDIAHSNMQESIVYMYSGDVDEANINRSPSAYTHNPEHERSKYTHNTEQEMVLLKITSTSGADRGLITWYPVHGTCMNNTNELISSDNKGRASTLYENEMKHEGMPDYVAAFAQANLGDVSPNTKGPICIDTGEACDYEQSTCGNPPSVSNCIAFGPGDDMFESTDIIGTRQYQAAKRILSSAPALRLQGPLNFAHQFVDMTKEEVTLADGSKATTCKSAMGYSFAAGTTDGPGAPFFHQSQLEGTPLWELATKLIGKIVCKTEPTQADFDCHKPKPVLLPTGFMDIPYAWHPSIVDVQLIRVGPLIISAVPGEFTTMAGRRLKDAVKAEAIKMGMANNSKVVIAGLSNVYTHYITTLEEFGAQRYEGGSTIYGPHTHAAYVARFTNLVENLVKGTAADPGPMPENILESQIELLPAPRPDRVPEGNDYGDVITNANELYRGGEKVSVKFYGANPRHDMRLGSTYLEVQRFDQDNGDWEASFTDADWETKFKWEKMDNNNVTKKLTMIDGLFNLIAKVIGYRINLDRMEELMKTDEFSMKDLKTDENMEYAESRNNLIAKLEAKGILTKEDKRPILEYPTTDESHVTIEWDIPKGQVPGTYRIVYNGEHMSNDGGEVTVTSFKGMSREFQVQS
- the LOC120346975 gene encoding putative neutral ceramidase C isoform X3, which produces MRAERFQDVEYHGSPRRESFLCKYALTMFFAIGFGMACGLVGYYVGQSNSQNVDVIDSGEPTSLPEPQPGDYYVGIGKYDVTGPVAQVNMMGYAVPSQIAHGLHMRLYSRAFIFSDLAQSKRSVFVSIDSGMMTQLVKLEVVKKLKEKYGDMYDEKNVVLSGTHSHSGPAGFFQFLLFEVTSLGFIKQSTDSFVDGIVKSIDIAHSNMQESIVYMYSGDVDEANINRSPSAYTHNPEHERSKYTHNTEQEMVLLKITSTSGADRGLITWYPVHGTCMNNTNELISSDNKGRASTLYENEMKHEGMPDYVAAFAQANLGDVSPNTKGPICIDTGEACDYEQSTCGNPPSVSNCIAFGPGDDMFESTDIIGTRQYQAAKRILSSAPALRLQGPLNFAHQFVDMTKEEVTLADGSKATTCKSAMGYSFAAGTTDGPGAPFFHQSQLEGTPLWELATKLIGKIVCKTEPTQADFDCHKPKPVLLPTGFMDIPYAWHPSIVDVQLIRVGPLIISAVPGEFTTMAGRRLKDAVKAEAIKMGMANNSKVVIAGLSNVYTHYITTLEEFGAQRYEGGSTIYGPHTHAAYVARFTNLVENLVKGTAADPGPMPENILESQIELLPAPRPDRVPEGNDYGDVITNANELYRGGEKVSVKFYGANPRHDMRLGSTYLEVQRFDQDNGDWEASFTDADWETKFKWEKMDNNNVTKKLTMIDGLFNLIAKVIGYRINLDRMEELMKTDEFSMKDLKTDENMEYAESRNNLIAKLEAKGILTKEDKRPILEYPTTDESHVTIEWDIPKGQVPGTYRIVYNGEHMSNDGGEVTVTSFKGMSREFQVQS